The Colias croceus chromosome 6, ilColCroc2.1 genome contains the following window.
ATTCGTCAAtatcttttaaaatgttaaaaatactcaGTACTTGATAAATTTCTCTTGAAATTGTTCTTAGGCGAGGAAAATGCGCTTTGATAgtgttaatataatttaagtacTCAAATATGTTTCCTTTTTCAATTAATGTGTAATACTGAGCTACACTTTTGTTTACCAGGCTTTCGAAAATGTTTGTTAATAGTATGATTACGTCCTCATCTAGTGCACACAGATCATTACAAGACCAAACTAAACTATGGCCATGCGTTTTAACATCCCCAAAGACAGCTTTTCCTGTATTGTCAATTTTGATAGCTTTGTCCTGGTTATGTAATAAACTGTAAGGTTGGCCTGCGTAATATGGCTCTTGATTACTTCTATGTTTTGattttccaataaaacattCGAATTTGTCATTTAAAGAACTATCTGAAGGGCAAGAATTTAGTTTTTCTAAcgatactttaaatttatcttttaatttatcaatagttttattaaagtttccTAAAGTTTGCTGCCTGTTATGGAGTACCCATTTAATTAGTTTCTCCGCTTCTAATCTgtccttaattttatttgttagcgcttgagtaattttttctatattttttagttgagattgtaattttttgtttgatcTTTTCCTTTGGACAGCTTCACGGTTAACATCGGGGTGGGAAATAGTGTAACGTAACACCGCTTCTCGATTAACTTCAGGATGAGAAGCAGTGTAACGCGACACTGCTTTTCGGTGAACTTCTGGGTGAGAAGCAGTGTAACGCGCTACAGCTGCTCTGTTAACATCCGGACATGAAGCACTGTAACGAGCTAATGTCTCCTTACGTTTTTCGGGGTTGTTCTGGCGGTAACGAGCCGCCGCTTCTTTAAGTTGTTGAGAACGGGAGAGCGACGAAGTTTTAGGTCTTCCTATAACCTTTTTAGGTCTTCCCCCCTTTTTAGGCaagtttgtattatttttatccttaTTATCATCATTCGGAGGCACTTCTGGAAGGAGCACTTCATAATGGCCGCCTAAGTAACTACCAGAAAATCGGAAACGTTTCACCGGATTTCCATAATCACCACCGAATGATCCTCTCAAAAGGCCGTTTTCGTAAACCTCGAAAGCGTACGGATACAAAGCTGCGGCAGCCATAAGTTCAGACACGGAGCCATAGGTAGTTGTTTTTACCATTGCCGTCGAGTACAGGTCGGCGTCAATGTAGGGGTCTCCGTGCTCGTCACACGTATACACTTTGAACTCGTCCCAATGCGCTACCACATACTCCACTATAGCAAGTCTAATCTCATACGACGACTCAGTATTCCCATACATAGAGAATGACAAAGAATGAAATAGACACGAACCATCACCAGGTATACGGACAATCCGGTGTGGGCATGGATGGTCATTCAC
Protein-coding sequences here:
- the LOC123692541 gene encoding uncharacterized protein LOC123692541, producing MDSEILYVNDHPCPHRIVRIPGDGSCLFHSLSFSMYGNTESSYEIRLAIVEYVVAHWDEFKVYTCDEHGDPYIDADLYSTAMVKTTTYGSVSELMAAAALYPYAFEVYENGLLRGSFGGDYGIINL